In the Scatophagus argus isolate fScaArg1 chromosome 11, fScaArg1.pri, whole genome shotgun sequence genome, TGGTTTGGTCAGTGACTCCTTGTTGTGGGAATGATATCACCACTACAACATTTTACAGCTTGTACTTTATTCAGAAACCAAAAGTACCAAACCTGATATTTAGAGGTTCTTTATTTCTCTAAGTTGGAAGTCACTCCAACCAAAGCAAACCTCCTCTATATATGCCCTGTTCTATAATGTTAGTATGCTGTTATGTAATGTAGCCCCGTATCCTCCTTCTTGCCAACACCAAGGCCTCCAGTTGACTACAAGCCACCCATGTGCAAAGTGCCTCTGGTCAAAAGTAACATTATAGAAGGAGAGATACAAATATAAATGAGGTTCTGTGAGTTCATGACCACCACTGTGACCATCATTTGAGTCCTTTCAAGATGATGCAAAGGAATTGCTTTACCAATAGCATGGTTAAGATAGATTGTGAATTTTGAATGTTAATAAACAAGTTGCATTTCAAGTCCCTGCTGACTTTTTGCAGGTCTATCATATTTTATGGGGAATATACTTTCTGGTTGTCCCTCTGTACCCCAACTCTGAACAGATACCTTTACTCCCCATGAAAACCACCTGGAACTGAATGCAGTCTCCAAGACAGACGAGGGTCATTTATTGTATTGAGATGATTTATGGAATTTCCTGATGGACAGATACTGGTCACTTTGTTACTAAATTAATGGCTGACTGCTTCTAAAGTTACCTGCCATTAGCTAGTTAGCTGAGCAGCTAGCATCCCTGTTAATATTTGCTGATTCTTTGGCCCTACCTACAATGGCTTCAGCATCCCAGTGACTGGATTGTTCAAATCCCAAGGCAACATTGACGTTTCTAGAAAAAGGACTTACCATGGAGAGGGAAGGAACAGACGCTACACATGGTCACACAGAGCTGAGGATGTGCAGTTCTACAGTACTTTGGTAGCTGGTGTTAGAGGTAATCGCTTGTGCTGaagctgtttgtgctgttttgaaATTGACAAGAATTTGCAGATgatggaaaatgtttcagttgtTATGCTGTTTACTCTTTCAGGCTTAACTTTCACATTAGAACAAAGAATTACACTTTTCCTGCTGACTTTGCTGTGGTACTTAATGattgttttgggaaatgtgtTTCTTATTGTCACCATTATTGCAGACAGAAACCTCCATGAGCCCATGTATAtctttttgtgtaatttatgcATCAATGCATTGTATGGAACTGTTGGTTTTTACCCCAAATTCCTTCTGGATCTTCTGTCATCTCATGTAATTTCTTATGCTGGATGCATGCTACAGGGTTTTGTAATACACTCATCAACTTGTGGTGATTTTTCCATCTTAGCTCTGATGGCATATGACAGATATGTGGCGATATGTAGACCTCTAGTGTACCATTCAGTTATGACAAAACAGAGAGTCtccatctttgtgtttttatcctgGCTTTTACCCCTTTATTGCATGTTCATGAACACAGCAACATTGTTGGGATCGAAGTTATGTGGCTCACACATAAACAGGATCTACTGTGTTAACTGGATGATAGTTAGTCTTGCTTGCTCACCACCCAAAGCAAATGCTGCAGTcgcatattttaatattttgttttattttggacattttgtgtttattttttggtctTACATGTATCTGATAAAAACGTGCAGATCATCAAAAGAGGACCGTGGGAAGTTTATGCAGACATGCTTGCCACATTTAATCTCTCTGATCATTTTTACAACAAGTGTGCTTTTAGATTTATTGTACATGAGATTTGGGTCACTTGATTTATCTCGAGACCTCTATAATTTTATGGCAATGGAATTTCTGCTTATTCCTCCAATTGTGAATCCACTTATATATGGGTTCAAACTGACCAAAATCCGAATCAAAATTCTAAATTTAGTTTGTAATAGAGTGAACAATACAAAGGGTCTTCCCAGGACAACTCACATCAGATGTGAGCCCTCAAACTCTGacataaacactggaaaataaatcagtgcatTGTTTCTGTGatggagaaaatatttatttgttattattagttGAAACAAGGGAGGTTGATGTAAATGCATGATATCACAGGGACTTCATTTGGACagtatcttatcttatcttatcttattttattatgtgtgtgtcacatttttggtaaaagattagattagattagattagattagattagattagattagattagattagattcaactttattgtaTTACACATGTaaaagtacaatgcaacgaaatGCAGTTACAAAGATACCAACAGTTCTgatgttaagaaaaaaattgtgattGTTAAATGATCATGAACTGTCACTAACTGAAAGAAATAGCACACATGCTCATTGTACTGTAACAGTTATATTCTATCCATTGTTACAATAAATCGAATGCCAATAATATTAcgcaaaacaaaagcacattgCATTAATTTTCCTAGGTATTACAAGGATATTAATTAATCTGATTAAGCATACTTTTCTAAATAGGAAAGAATGACCTCAAATCTCCTGTgagctgtgttttcagatttatcCCGTTTGGTGTAATTGTGGATTAAATGTTGAATGGCAGTATGGCACAGAATTTTCTAAAGATAAGTGGGACCACAGCTTGGGGGAaaggtttaaataaaattttttgtccttgttttttaTGAGTCTTTGCTTCATtcttaattaatattaattatgtTTAAATAACATACCTCATGTTAATGTTTGATTTCAAATGTCATGTCTGCAGTCTGAGTGAGTCGGTGAGCTACAGACTGAGTCAATCCAGTCAGTCCAGGCTCCCCCTGCAGAGTGGAAAGCATGAGTGTGCACACAAGGGTAAAACAGGATTATCTGGTGGTTACAACACATAAGGAAGGGGTTTTTCTTTTCGTGGTCATCTTGTTGTTCATCATGACCAGATGTACTgcagaaaaatatttcctgaaaaaaacaagactgaaagcCTCGGTTTCACCGGACAAAACTAAAAGCACAAATGGTTGTCAGCAGTCAGCCGTTGAACATAACAGGCCACAGTGCTGTGTGTCTCAAAAAGTCTCACATTAACCCCCTGTGAGCTTGACGCCTCTATCACTTTGGAGTTAAGCTTGTTACCTACACTGTCATCTCACTCAAGTGTGGTGCAGCCCAGCGACCTTTGCTTTCTTCAACTCTGAACACTgttcacaaacactcacattctCAAGTGATGctcagctttatttttcatattctgcGTTGTTTGTCAACCAAATGCAACATCTGTCCTTAGCTGCTAGCAAATGAAAGCAGCCAAAGAGAGGTGACAAAGCACTCAAGTCCAGATGAGTTCTTGGTCCGGACTGAACTCTGATGTGGACACTACAGCAGGCTAAAAGTTTGGTGGGGACATTGACAAGGTattatcttgtttattttgtgaagtGCTTAGAAACTGCAACAAGCTGATGCAATCAGTCGACGCTCCCCAGACTGGTGATTGGTTATTTTGAATGTCCAGctcacatgctgctgtgttcagaAAAGACATTAATAACAGCGAGATGAAGGAGCAGTGACTGTGTTAAGGATGAGGGCACTCGACACATGGAAAATCTGCAGTGATGGATAATGTCTCTCTGGtaacaatgttttttctttcaggtttgaatgaaacaaagaacCACAGATTTactgtcttttctctcactttacTGTACTACTGTTTGATTTTGCTGGCAAATATGTCTCTGATTGTGATCATCATCTTGGATAAAAACCTGCATGAACCAATGTATATTCTACTGTGCACTTTTTGCATGAATGGACTTTACGGCACAGCAGGTTTCTACCCCAAGTTTCTCTGGGATCTGCTTTCTCCTGTTCATGTTATCTCTTATTCTGGATGCCTCGTTCAGGCTCTTGTCATGTACTCGTTTGCCTGCAGTGATCTGTCTATTCTTGCAGTCATGGCATATGACAGATATGTGGCTATATGTCGACCACTGGAGTACCACTCTGTCATGTCAAGGCAAAGACTCATGATGTTAGTGTGTTTCTCTTGGATAACACCTGTCTACATCATGGCTGTAAGTGTTTTTCTAACATCTAGACTGAAGTTATGCAGCCCATATATTGCCAAGCTTCTTTGTACAAATGTGAGTATTCTTAAACTTGCTTGTTTCCCAGCTGACATTGCTGTTAACAATGTAGTTGCATACATTACAATAACCATTTATGTCCTTCACGGTGTTTTTATAGTTTGGTCCTACATGTATCTCATTAAAACGTGTGTGAATTCTAGAGAAAACAGGGCAAAGTTCATGCAGACTTGTGTGCCACATTTAATCTCCTTACTCACTTTTGTTCTGACGGTACTTTTTGATGTTATGAATACACGATTTGGTTCAAAAGATTTACCTCAAACTCTTCAAAACTTTGTTGCAATAGAATTTCTTCTCATACCTCCCATCATGAATCCCCTCATTTATGGTTTCAAGTTAACGAAAATTCGTAACAGACTTCTGGCTGTTATAACTTTTAAAGTTAAATGACTTTTGTCATTCATGGCACAGGAAAAGACCTTTAAAGCttgtattttaataaattcCAATTATTAAACCAGTTATACAGTTTGAAGTTTTTGTGTGCACATCTCAGATGTTCTTTGTAACCCTTGTTTTCACTAAATATCTTTGCTCTTTGCATGAAATTCATTTTGGATGATATGTTTCTTCATATATGCACAAAGGAGAAAAGGTGCACATGCCAGACTAGTAATATTgttcacaacaacaacaacaacaataataataataataataataataataataataataataataataataataataacaaagagAATCTAACGTGGTTTTCTGgagcaaacaaaaatgtccaaaaaattCGAGGCAGAGGAATCGAATGTCATATTCGCAATCCTGCCTTATTCTTCAGCAAATCCTATCGAGtggttcatttctgtctttcatttctaCACTTCATTTGTTTCAGCTGAAATTGCTTTTGACATTTGCATTACTTCGTTTCTGCTCAGAATTGCAAGCGATTTAACTGTACGTTTttacaaacattcaaacaggCATACGATTGTTCTAATTAAATTACACCATACTGCTGTGTCTtttcaagtgtgtttttgtgagaaCTGGTTTGAATCAACTTTATGACTTTATTTTCATCGGATCTGACACAATGACTATCTTGACAAAATACACGTGACATCATTTGACACCTTTTCAAGTGAACATCACTATAATTAGACTTATTGTGATAACTGAGGAGGCAAAAACCTGGAGGCCTTGTAGTAAAGTCTTACTTGtttgaaatctgtttctgtatttcatcGTCACTTGTTACCATGTGCGTTTTGTCTGTATCAGTTTATATGTTAAAAACTCAAAAATCGTGTGTATTATAAAGATACCACCATGCAAAGATTGTCATCTTTCATGTGGTGGTTGTCATCCAGCTGCACGGCGAACTCACAGAGACTtgaggcagagcagctggaggacatAAGAGAGAAAACTAGAAAACATTTTCTACACAAAAAATAATCCACTCACAAATTTGTGTTGAAAATTCTTTCCTAACCAGATTATGACACTACTAAGCATCCACGACTATGAAAGTAGCATTAATATACATGGTCATAAGTGTTTTGTAACACCTTGACTAAAGTTATGAGTGAATTCTAGAGAAAACAGGGCAAAGGTCAGGCTTGGGGATGTGTCAGGACCCAGCTTCACAGTCTGTGGATGGTTGCTAAGGAAGTCCTCAGTCCACAGACACAGCTGGTGGTTGGGACCCAAGTCCAGCATGTTTCTGACCAGCCTGCTGGGGACAGTGGTGCTTAAAGCAGTTATGTAGTCAACAAAAACTATCCTCACATATGGACAGATGTACTGCAAGATGATATCCCCTGTAATACTGGCTGGGATCAGCTCAGGTTTCATCTCACTCAAGTGAGGTGTGGCCCAGCGACCTTTTAGTTCATTTAGgctaacacaaaacacagacaggtaGAAACAAAGCTTActttgtgtacttatttgttgTCCACCCGgatttcaataataaaacattgttCCTCACTATCTACATTCTTGTGGCACACTGAATGTGGTTGCTTTCTTCAACTCTGAACACTgttcacaaacactcacattctCAAGTGATGctcagctttatttttcatattctgctTTGTTTGTCAACCAAATACAACATCTGTCCTTAGCTGCTAGCAAATGAAAGCAGCCAAAGACAGGTGACAAAGCACTCAAGTCCAGATGAGTTCTTGGTCCGGACTGAACTCTGACGTGGACACTACAGCAGGCTAAAAGTTTGGTGGGGACATTGACAAGGTattatcttgtttattttgtgaagtGCTTAGAAACTGCAACAAGCTGATGCAATCAGTCGATGCTCCCCAGACTGATGATTGTTTGGTTTGAATGTCCAGCTCACGTGCTGCTGTGTTCAGAAAAGATATTAATAACAGCGAGATGAAGGAGCAGTGACTGTGTTAAGGATGAGGGCACTCGACACATGGAAAATCTGCAGTGATGGATAATGTCTCTCTGGtaacaatgttttttctttcaggtttgaatgaaacaaagaacCACAGATTTactgtcttttctctcactttacTGTACTACTGTTTGATTTTGCTGGCAAATATTTCGCTTATTGTGATCATCATCTTGGATAAAAACCTGCATGAACCAATGTATATTCTGCTGTGCACTTTTTGCATGAATGGACTTTACGGCACAGCAGGTTTCTACCCCAAGTTTCTCTGGGATCTGCTTTCTCCTGTTCATGTTATCTCTTATTCTGGATGCCTCGTTCAGGCTCTTGTCATGTACTCGTTTGCCTGCAGTGATCTGTCTATTCTTGCAGTCATGGCATATGACAGATATG is a window encoding:
- the LOC124067163 gene encoding olfactory receptor 11H6-like yields the protein MDNVSLVTMFFLSGLNETKNHRFTVFSLTLLYYCLILLANMSLIVIIILDKNLHEPMYILLCTFCMNGLYGTAGFYPKFLWDLLSPVHVISYSGCLVQALVMYSFACSDLSILAVMAYDRYVAICRPLEYHSVMSRQRLMMLVCFSWITPVYIMAVSVFLTSRLKLCSPYIAKLLCTNVSILKLACFPADIAVNNVVAYITITIYVLHGVFIVWSYMYLIKTCVNSRENRAKFMQTCVPHLISLLTFVLTVLFDVMNTRFGSKDLPQTLQNFVAIEFLLIPPIMNPLIYGFKLTKIRNRLLAVITFKVK
- the LOC124066802 gene encoding olfactory receptor 1019-like, yielding MMENVSVVMLFTLSGLTFTLEQRITLFLLTLLWYLMIVLGNVFLIVTIIADRNLHEPMYIFLCNLCINALYGTVGFYPKFLLDLLSSHVISYAGCMLQGFVIHSSTCGDFSILALMAYDRYVAICRPLVYHSVMTKQRVSIFVFLSWLLPLYCMFMNTATLLGSKLCGSHINRIYCVNWMIVSLACSPPKANAAVAYFNILFYFGHFVFIFWSYMYLIKTCRSSKEDRGKFMQTCLPHLISLIIFTTSVLLDLLYMRFGSLDLSRDLYNFMAMEFLLIPPIVNPLIYGFKLTKIRIKILNLVCNRVNNTKGLPRTTHIRCEPSNSDINTGK